GTTCATGACAGCCTGATCATCCCAGGCCCAGCTTCCAGGGTTTCCACCCCTCCCACCATGTACGGCTCCCCTCCCACCTCCGTTTTTTGTCTCCCCTCCCCTTTCGCAAAAGAAAACGGTTTTACCCATGCATGTTCACCGCTGGAAATAAGCCCCAACTCATGCATGCACATGCTTTAAAAAAAAGCCGGCCGACCCAAAAAGGAAATCTTGCCCACACACTCCGGAGGTGAGCTCGTCCAATCTTGCCACCACTCCATCTCCCCCGATTGTCGTTCTCCACCTTCCCAGCCCTCGCCACTTCACCTCCCCCATCCATGCACCGCTTTTGTAGGCAGCCCCTGTCATCGCCGCCTTCATCGATGGCCCCCTCGCCACCACCACAGCGTGATAcgttgccatcatctccatgccccCATCAGTTGCGTCCACTAATCAAATAGTGGGACCTACAAACAGATTATACACTAAAAACTTAGTACGCAAGATTAGTGCAAACCCAAACCAGATTCAGCGAACTAAACCAAATATAACTCCCAGGCAAAGAAGGGTACCTCCCCATCAGTTCCATAGAGTCACACGATCGACAACATATACAGATTTCCGATCAGATGAGTAGACAATGTTGCGAACCTCCCCAGACCATTCTGCAAAGGGTTACAAAATGGTAGATAGAAAATAGGGATGCATTTTATGTCCTCGTAGAAAGGACATATAGATATAATATATATGTCCAGAAATTTACCTGGAGCATGTACATTTAGAATTTTGTTAGCAACTCACCTGTAGAAGGCATAAAAATTGAGGTCACCAGACACAAAATTAAAAAATACATACACATCATGTATGTTCACGATCATGTGAAGTGAAACAATTTTGAACAATAAACCGAAAAATGACGTGTTAAATTAGTCTACGTTTCCAGGAGGCCAAACAGAAATCAAAAGATGTGATGTTCAGTTTATTTATCTGATAGGAAATGCTCTCTAGTTATATTATTACAGTTATCAGTCTACAAACTGAAAGGCATTGTGCTATTCATGACAGTTCTCTTGAACTTCTGATGCAAGAATGCAAATTCGAATGACAAGAATAGACGGTGCCCCTTAATATAGACCCAAAATTAATTTAGTAAACCCATTGATCACAAGATTTTCCGACAGAAACACGATAGACTTCCCGACCTAGCCCTAGAACGGAACCCGTAACGTCCCCCGCCGCTCGGTCCCCAGCCCGCACTGTCGTGAGCGCCTCCCACACCGGTGGCATCCCTTCGGGGTCCCCAAGATGACGAGCGATCCGGCGCGGCGGAAAGGGCTGGCACTGAGGAGCAGCGACTCGGTCGGGAGCCTGGCCAGCGCCAGCGGCTCCCTCCATCATCGCCGCCCTCTGCCACATCCAACGCGGTCGTCGGCCACGAAGAGGCGGACCAGCCCGGCAGCAGGGTGTTGTCCCTCCCATCGCTTTCATGTTCGACTACTCTTCCTTGGATCGCCTACCACCACAGATGCAGGGATCCTCTTGACTCACACGCCGACCATGCCTCAACCAGCGAGCATCGGCGCATCGCCGGCGCGCTCCTTGTGCTCTCCCTCCTCTCTTCCATGGTTGGCACAAGGGAGGGATGAGATGGGCAGGAGAGAGCCTCTTTATCTAGATCAGGCAGGGGTTAGGTTTGGAAAGAGTAAATCAGCTGGAGTGATTGAGGGAAGGAGATCGGAATGGAGCAGGGCGCGATTGAAGGGTATGGCAAGAAGAACTTTTTTGGAAAGCTTTGATTCTGGTGataattaccatattcgaaatttccttagttatagccttaccatacatggattgatttattactataattatcatatttgagatttctaagtttatagccttaccatacgtggattaattgtgattgattaccataaaccgAAAGATGACGTGTTAAATTAGTCTACGTTCCCAGGAGGCCAAACAGAAATCAAAAGATGTGATGTTCAGTTTATTTATCTGATAGGAAATGCTCTCTAGTTATATTATTACAGTTATCAGTCTACAAACTGAAAGGCATTGTGCTATTCATGACAGTTCTCTTGAACTTCTGATGCAAGAATGCAAATTCGAATGACAAGAATAGACGGTGCCCCTTAATATAGACCCAAAATTAATTTAGTAAACCCATTGATCACAAGATTTTCCGACAGAAACACGATAGACTTCCCGACCTAGCCCTAGAACGGAACCCGTAACGTCCTCCGCCGCTCGGTCCCCAGCCCGCACTGTCGTGGGCGCCTCCCACACCGGCGGCATCCCTTCGGGGTCCCCAAGATGACGAGCGATCCGGCGCGGCGGAAAGGGCTGGCACTGAGGAGCAGCGACTCGGTCGGGAGCCTGGCCAGCGCCAGCGGCTCCCTCCATCATCGCCGCCCTCGGCCACATCCAACGCGGTCGTCGGCCACGAAGAGGCGGACGAGCCCGGCAGCAGGGTGTTGTCCCTCCCATCGCTTTCATGTTCGACTACTCTTCCTTGGATCGCCTACCACCACAGATGCAGGGATCCTCTTGACTCACACGCCGACCATGCCTCAACCAGCGAGCATCGGCGCATCACCGGCGCGCTCCTTGTGCTCTCCCTCCTCTTTTCCATGGTTGGCACAAGGGAGGGATGAGACGGGCAGGAGAGAGCCTCTTTATCTAGATCAGGCAGGGATTAGGTTTGGAAAGAGTAAATCAGCTGGAGCGATTGAGGGAAGGAGATCGGAATGGAGCAGGGCGCGATTGAAGGGTATGGCAAGAAGAACTTTTTTGGAAAGCTTTGATTCTGGTGataattaccatattcgaaatttccttagttatagccttaccatacatggattgatttattactataattattatatttgagatttctaagtttatagccttaccatacgtggattaattgtgattgattaccataaaccgAAAGATGACGTGTTAAATTAGTCTACGTTCCCAGGAGGCCAAACAGAAATCAAAAGATGTGATGTTCAGTTTATTTATCTGATAGGAAATGCTCTCTAGTTATATTATTACAGTTATCAGTCTACAAACTGAAAGGCATTGTGCTATTCATGACAGTTCTCTTGAACTTCTGATGCAAGAATGCAAATTCGAATGACAAGAATAGACGGTGCCCCTTAATATAGACCCAAAATTAATTTAGTAAACCCATTGATCACAAGATTTTCCGACAGAAACACGATAGACTTCCCGACCTAGCCCTAGAACGGAACGTAACATCCCCCGCCGCTCGGTCCCCAGCCCGCACTGTCGTGGGCGCCTCCCACACCGGCGGCATCCCTTCGGGGTCCCCAAGATGACGAGCAATCCGGCGCGGCGGAAAGGGCTGGCACTGAGGAGCAGCGACTCGGTCGGGAGCCTGGCCAGCGCCAGCGGCTCCCTCCATCATCGCCGCCCTCGGCCACATCCAACGCGGTCGTCGGCCACGAAGAGGCGGACGAGCCCGGCAGCAGGGTGTTGTCCCTCCCATCGCTTTCATGTTCGACTACTCTTCCTTGGATCGCCTACCACCACAGATGCAGGGATCCTCTTGACTCACACGCCGACCATGCCTCAACCAGCGAGCATCGGCGCATCGTCGGCGCGCTCCTCTGTGCTCTCCCTCCTCTCTTCTATGGTTGGCACAAGGGAGGGATGAGACGGGCAGGAGAGAGCCTCTTTATCTAGATCAGGCAGGGATTAGGTTTGGAAAGAGTAAATCAGCTGGAGCGATTGAGGGAAGGAGATCGGAATGGAGCAGGGCGCGATTGAAGGGTATGGCAAGAAGAACTTTTTTGGAAAGCTTTGATTCTGATGataattaccatattcgaaatttccttagttatagccttaccatacatggattgatttattactataattatcatatttgagatttctaagtttatagccttaccatacgtggattaattgtgattgattaccataaatacgttgggtattgtcggCCAGACGAGAAAGAGAAAAACNNNNNNNNNNNNNNNNNNNNNNNNNNNNNNNNNNNNNNNNNNNNNNNNNNNNNNNNNNNNNNNNNNNNNNNNNNNNNNNNNNNNNNNNNNNNNNNNNNNNNNNNNNNNNNNNNNNNNNNNNNNNNNNNNNNNNNNNNNNNNNNNNNNNNNNNNNNNNNNNNNNNNNNNNNNNNNNNNNNNNNNNNNNNNNNNNNNNNNNNNNNNNNNNNNNNNNNNNNNNNNNNNNNNNNNNNNNNNNNNNNNNNNNNNNNNNNNNNNNNNNNNNNNNNNNNNNNNNNNNNNNNNNNNNNNNNNNNNNNNNNNNNNNNNNNNNNNNNNNNNNNNNNNNNNNNNNNNNNNNNNNNNNNNNNNNNNNNNNNNNNNNNNNNNNNNNNNNNNNNNNNNNNNNNNNNNNNNNNNNNNNNNNNNNNNNNNNNNNNNNNNNNNTCGTCCATTAGGAATAGAGATCAGCACTGGAGGAAGTAACATCAATCTCGTTCGGATTAGGCAAGGGTTCCGGCAAAGTCAGCATTATCCAAAAACTAGGGAAAAGAGAAGTACTGAGTTCGACCATGTGCCGACAGCTTAGGATTCAGGGATATTGCTTTTCACCCTTTTCCTTATTCCTCGATCCATTATTCACTGGTCATTTTCATAGCAGTAACTAAGGAATTAGATTTGTTCATCTTTAAAACAAGCTAGgatcttttcttttcctttcttttcgtCGATGGAAACTAAACCTTTCTCTTTAAAGAACAGGCTGTGGCGAGAGAAGGAGCAGACATTAGACAGTGGCGAGAGAAGTCGATGTATCTTTGCCGCGCTTTTGTGCTGGCGCTGCGTCTTCCCGTTCTTTTTTTCCGTGACGATAACGCTGTCACTTTCACGTAGAGAAAGTACACCCCCAGTGAGTCAGCGACCGTGACTCGTCTGATCGAGAGATATATACACGTCCTACATATACATGGTTTAATTAGTAAACTTTTAGTTCGAGTTTCCATGATAAACATGTGTTCTTAACCTTTTTAAGGAACTGAACTGAACTTTGTACCACGTAGCCGATTTTATTTCAGATGATCTTATAATAATATCTCCTTTTCGTCAACTTCGGTTACAACCGGAGGCTAGTAGTACGACCGTTCCCCGGGGCTCGGAGCCACGGCGAGGCCGCAGACGTTACCGAGGATGGTCGAGTAGATATCGGCGAACGGGGAGCCGGAGAACACCGCCCGGTAGCACCCGGCGCCGGCCGTCTCCAGCGCGCGGCAGCAGACGTCGCTGCCGCGCACACCGAAGAAGGACCTGACGATGTCGTCCGTGCAGCTCTCCGCCACCACCCGCGACGCTGCCTCCGCGCTCCGGCTGCAGCCAACGGCGGATGGCGCCTCCGCGATCTCTACcgcggcggtggccggcgacgaggtcgATGCTAGCAGCAGCAGGACCAGTAGGACGAACAGTGGAGGGAATGGCCGGGACATGTTTGATACCACTTGGAATTCAGGTTCTTGCGAGCTGTGACTGATGTGCCGCAAATAGAATGACTGGCCACTAATTTATGGTTGAGCGATGTGCGGTTGTCCCCTTCGTTTCTTAGTTTCGAATCAGCAACGCGCGTTTGCTGATCCGTGAGCTGCACCAGAGTTTGTATCTACGCGTTTTTTATTTCTTAGTAGAAACGTTTGTATCCACGCGCAGGCGGTGACAGTTATGCTTCCATGCCCCACACGGATTTTCTCCCGATGCTCCAGACTACACGGAATGTCACGAACTTTCAGAAGTGCATATTGGGCCAGGCCTAATGAATAGCTCCTACAGGCTTTATTTGGGCCGGTTTAGCGTCTAGAAAAAGTCTCCAGAACCTGAAAGAAAGTTCTTCATGGGCCAACGTATATTAAATTTTACCCCTTCAATTCTTAAGAGTTGTCTTTGCGGGGGAAAAACTCTTAAGATTATTTTTTCTGCTAAAAAGAAAGAGCTTTGCAAAAAAAAAAGGACTATTTTTTTATTATAAAGAGGGCAGCAATCCTTTAAGAACTTCTTAGGTACTACAGCTGTGCACATGTAGTACCGGCCACTCCAGTATGGGCGCATGACTAAACTAGGGGCAACATTATTCCACCCTCAAAGTCATGATGGAATTGGAAGCACCCGAACTAGCTTAGCTCACTCTGCGCGTCGGTGATCTGTTTTCTTTTCGACGTACCACACGGCTAGCTCTTAAACAAGCTAGCCTAGCTACAAGATACGATACCAGACTAACCAAAAAACCATCATGCATCCAGCTGCCGGAAGGAATCCAATCCCTGTGCCGTGCAATCATATGGCTATGGGACACACACACACGCCCTATAAAAACAGCAGAGGTTTAATGCCACAGGCCCGGCGCCCATCCCGGACGAAACACGGGAACACGCTAAACGCCCCCGGCCGGCCGAATCGCACCGGCGAACCATTCACCACAAACGAAGCATGAATAGAGAAAATTTTAACCACCCGCAGTTAAGAAGAAGCTGCCACCGACCTGTGTAGTGCAGGTCACATGGCACCATGGCTTTTCCCGTACCCAATTTGTTAGATGAGCTTTGCGCgtcactgcatgcatgcatgcaacatggcgATGTCTCGTGCGGTACCTTGGAGAAGCCGGAAGCGCGCCGCGCGCTTTTGCGTGCGCTTCCCGTGTGGAGTGGGGTGG
Above is a window of Triticum dicoccoides isolate Atlit2015 ecotype Zavitan chromosome 5B, WEW_v2.0, whole genome shotgun sequence DNA encoding:
- the LOC119305590 gene encoding uncharacterized protein LOC119305590 is translated as MSRPFPPLFVLLVLLLLASTSSPATAAVEIAEAPSAVGCSRSAEAASRVVAESCTDDIVRSFFGVRGSDVCCRALETAGAGCYRAVFSGSPFADIYSTILGNVCGLAVAPSPGERSYY